One segment of Saccharospirillaceae bacterium DNA contains the following:
- the polA gene encoding DNA polymerase I, which yields MNIMSQPVILVDGSSYLFRAFHAIPLLTNSKGLYTNAIKGVISMIKRLQKDYPESEVVVVFDAKGKTFRNDMYGEYKANRPPMPEELREQIEPIHNIIHAMGLPLLIVDGVEADDVIGTLAAQATELKREVIVSTGDKDMAQLVNEHVSLINTMTDTFMDVEGVKEKFGIGPEFIIDYLALMGDKVDNIPGVPKVGEKTAVGLIAGLGSLEDVYANLDEVKTLSFRGAKTLAPRLEEHKEQAFLSKQLATIKCDVELEKPLQEWVATAADHDKLLEIFQHFEFKAWTAELSGGADKSSTSGSAASTGASVAVDGDDDVLPEKIEGDYDVIFDQAELDRWLETLKASELFAFDTETTSLNYKDAEIVGVSFAVEAGKAAYVPLAHDDDCLPEGKTQLDRAAVLTQLKPILEDKNQKKVGQHMKYDMHVLANYDIQLKGVAFDTQLESYVLNSVATRHDMDSLALKYLGHKCISFEDVAGKGAKQKTFNQIHIDVAGPYAAEDADITLRLHQTLWPKLQREESLSKVFTDIEMGAMPVLFGMEETGALIDGDLLHQQSAEVEQKLQQLEQQAHDVAGEVFNLASPKQLGVILFEKLELPVRKKTPKGAPSTAEEVLVELAEEFELPRIIIEHRGLAKLKSTYTDKLPLMVNSRSGRVHTSYHQAVAATGRLSSTDPNLQNIPIKSEEGRRIRQAFIAPEGYKLVAADYSQVELRIMAHLSGDEGLLNAFNENRDVHRATAAEVFGVSEDDVTDNQRRSAKAINFGLIYGMSAFGLAKQLGIGRGEAQDYVNLYFQRYPGVQAYMDNTRETAKEKGYVETIFGRRLYLPDIRAKNAPRRQHAERTAINAPMQGTAADIIKRAMIQVADWLPESGFDARMLMQVHDELILEVREDQADAFAAELQQKMQEAAEIKVPLLVDAGIGDNWDQAH from the coding sequence ATGAATATCATGTCTCAGCCTGTCATTCTTGTTGATGGTTCCTCTTACCTGTTCCGAGCCTTCCATGCGATTCCCCTGCTGACCAATTCCAAAGGTCTGTATACCAATGCCATTAAAGGTGTGATCAGTATGATCAAACGGTTGCAGAAGGACTATCCAGAGTCTGAAGTAGTGGTGGTGTTTGATGCCAAGGGCAAAACGTTTCGTAATGATATGTATGGCGAATATAAAGCCAACCGTCCGCCGATGCCGGAAGAGCTGCGTGAGCAGATCGAACCGATCCACAACATCATTCACGCCATGGGTTTACCATTATTAATCGTCGATGGCGTGGAAGCGGATGACGTGATTGGCACGCTGGCAGCCCAGGCAACCGAATTGAAACGAGAAGTGATTGTGTCCACCGGCGATAAAGATATGGCCCAGCTGGTGAACGAACACGTCTCTCTGATTAATACCATGACCGACACGTTTATGGACGTAGAAGGTGTGAAAGAGAAGTTTGGTATTGGTCCGGAATTTATTATCGATTATCTGGCGTTGATGGGCGATAAAGTCGATAACATTCCTGGTGTGCCGAAAGTGGGCGAAAAAACGGCCGTTGGCCTGATTGCCGGTTTAGGCAGTCTGGAAGATGTTTATGCCAATCTGGATGAGGTTAAAACCTTAAGTTTCCGTGGTGCAAAAACGCTGGCGCCACGTTTGGAGGAACATAAAGAGCAGGCATTTCTATCCAAACAATTAGCGACCATTAAATGTGATGTGGAATTAGAAAAACCATTGCAGGAATGGGTTGCCACTGCAGCTGATCACGACAAGCTACTGGAAATCTTCCAACACTTCGAATTCAAAGCCTGGACGGCTGAACTCAGTGGTGGTGCTGATAAATCGTCTACCAGTGGCTCTGCTGCTTCGACTGGCGCTTCTGTTGCTGTTGATGGTGATGACGATGTGTTGCCGGAAAAAATAGAAGGCGACTACGACGTTATTTTTGACCAGGCTGAACTCGATCGCTGGCTGGAAACGCTGAAAGCGTCTGAATTATTTGCCTTCGATACCGAAACCACGTCGCTAAATTATAAAGACGCTGAAATTGTGGGTGTGTCTTTTGCTGTGGAAGCAGGAAAAGCCGCATATGTACCCTTAGCGCACGATGATGATTGTCTGCCGGAAGGTAAAACGCAGCTGGATCGTGCCGCAGTATTGACGCAGCTAAAACCGATTCTCGAAGATAAGAACCAGAAAAAAGTTGGCCAGCATATGAAATACGATATGCACGTATTGGCTAATTACGATATTCAGCTTAAAGGCGTCGCGTTTGATACTCAGCTAGAATCTTATGTGTTGAATTCTGTCGCAACCCGTCATGATATGGATAGCCTGGCATTGAAGTATCTGGGGCATAAATGCATCAGTTTTGAAGACGTTGCTGGTAAAGGTGCGAAACAAAAAACCTTCAATCAGATTCATATCGATGTGGCTGGCCCTTATGCGGCAGAAGATGCCGATATCACTTTGCGCCTGCACCAGACCTTGTGGCCGAAACTGCAGCGAGAAGAATCACTGAGTAAGGTATTCACCGATATCGAAATGGGTGCCATGCCGGTATTGTTTGGTATGGAAGAAACCGGTGCTTTAATCGACGGCGATTTATTACACCAGCAAAGTGCTGAGGTTGAACAGAAACTGCAGCAACTGGAGCAGCAGGCCCACGATGTGGCGGGCGAAGTATTTAATTTGGCGTCACCAAAACAGCTGGGCGTTATCCTGTTCGAAAAACTGGAATTACCGGTTCGTAAAAAAACGCCTAAAGGTGCACCGTCTACAGCAGAAGAAGTGCTGGTGGAGCTGGCGGAAGAATTTGAACTGCCACGAATTATTATCGAACACCGTGGGCTGGCGAAATTAAAAAGCACCTATACCGATAAACTGCCATTAATGGTTAATAGTCGCTCAGGCCGGGTACATACGTCGTATCATCAGGCGGTTGCCGCGACCGGACGGTTATCTTCCACGGACCCTAACCTGCAGAATATTCCGATTAAAAGTGAAGAAGGCCGTCGTATCCGTCAGGCATTTATTGCCCCTGAAGGTTATAAGCTGGTGGCTGCAGATTATAGCCAGGTTGAACTGCGTATTATGGCGCATTTATCCGGTGATGAAGGTTTATTAAATGCCTTCAATGAAAACCGCGATGTTCACCGTGCAACGGCTGCTGAAGTGTTTGGTGTCAGTGAAGATGACGTTACCGATAACCAGCGTCGCAGTGCCAAGGCGATTAACTTCGGTTTAATTTACGGCATGTCGGCTTTTGGTCTGGCGAAACAACTGGGTATTGGTCGTGGTGAGGCGCAGGACTATGTGAATCTGTATTTTCAGCGTTACCCTGGGGTACAGGCCTATATGGATAACACCCGCGAAACGGCGAAAGAAAAAGGCTACGTTGAAACCATCTTTGGCCGCCGTCTATATCTGCCGGATATTCGTGCCAAAAATGCACCTCGTCGCCAGCACGCAGAACGTACCGCGATTAATGCACCGATGCAGGGAACCGCTGCGGACATTATCAAACGTGCAATGATTCAAGTGGCTGATTGGTTGCCTGAATCCGGTTTTGATGCGCGGATGTTGATGCAGGTACACGATGAACTGATTCTCGAAGTACGTGAGGATCAGGCTGATGCCTTTGCCGCAGAATTGCAGCAGAAAATGCAGGAAGCGGCCGAAATAAAAGTGCCGCTATTGGTTGACGCGGGTATTGGTGATAACTGGGATCAGGCGCATTAA
- a CDS encoding DUF2782 domain-containing protein, whose amino-acid sequence MTFTKTLALATALYASLFSLNVMAADQAGETVTIRNDGDNTYYEFRVNGKVSEIKVVPKIGKPYYLIPTHEEDGDFMRKDNPEMRVPSWVIFRW is encoded by the coding sequence ATGACGTTTACCAAAACACTGGCGCTTGCCACCGCTTTGTACGCATCCCTGTTCAGCCTGAATGTCATGGCTGCAGACCAGGCCGGAGAAACCGTCACCATCCGTAATGATGGCGATAACACCTACTATGAGTTTCGGGTGAACGGTAAAGTCAGCGAGATTAAAGTGGTGCCTAAAATCGGTAAACCGTATTACCTGATTCCGACCCACGAAGAAGATGGCGACTTTATGCGCAAAGATAACCCGGAGATGCGGGTACCGAGCTGGGTCATCTTTCGCTGGTAA